The proteins below are encoded in one region of Streptomyces sp. TG1A-8:
- a CDS encoding RRQRL motif-containing zinc-binding protein, producing the protein MTTRARRRRPAAQPRATHGLPEYDWGTAPTDQLATRRQLRADRLRPGGQEPAAILRCRACATRPQRTCTRPAYLYRRDLALPIRPMTLAKEAALDKAMAARTTCPACLRRYHHCLPLRTLGSCLECFDGTPADPATYTAPPAHALAA; encoded by the coding sequence GTGACTACCCGCGCCCGTCGGCGACGCCCCGCAGCACAGCCACGCGCCACGCACGGCTTACCCGAGTACGACTGGGGCACCGCACCGACCGACCAGCTCGCCACGCGCCGCCAGCTGCGCGCCGACCGGCTCCGCCCCGGCGGACAGGAGCCGGCCGCGATCCTGCGGTGCCGGGCGTGCGCGACGCGCCCACAGCGCACCTGCACCCGCCCCGCCTACCTCTACCGGCGCGACCTCGCCCTGCCGATCCGGCCCATGACCCTCGCCAAGGAAGCCGCCCTCGACAAGGCCATGGCAGCTCGGACCACCTGCCCGGCATGCCTGCGCCGCTACCACCACTGCCTGCCCTTACGCACCCTCGGTTCCTGCTTGGAGTGCTTCGACGGAACCCCGGCCGACCCCGCCACCTACACCGCCCCGCCCGCTCACGCCCTGGCCGCGTAA
- a CDS encoding GNAT family N-acetyltransferase, whose product MTVFIRKAGKSDTEGLMGLRHEAASWLHAAGIDQWNDPRTARVALSKWELDIASGRTYVVESRDELLATVTLAKPDTDFWRPSDDLDDATYVAKLITSRKAAGKSLGGRLLDWAGSQARARGQSWLRLDCWRTNGALQEFYLREGFVHVRTEAPDHRLSGWLAQRPAGMVRYPEAQLQEKNMTHV is encoded by the coding sequence ATGACAGTTTTCATCCGAAAGGCTGGCAAGTCCGACACCGAGGGCCTTATGGGGCTGCGCCATGAAGCGGCATCATGGCTCCACGCAGCTGGCATCGATCAGTGGAACGACCCACGAACTGCGCGTGTCGCTCTGTCTAAGTGGGAACTGGACATCGCCTCTGGACGTACCTATGTGGTCGAGAGCAGGGACGAGCTGCTGGCAACGGTTACCTTGGCCAAGCCCGATACCGACTTCTGGCGGCCTTCAGATGACCTTGATGATGCAACGTACGTTGCAAAGCTGATCACGTCGAGGAAAGCAGCGGGGAAATCCCTCGGTGGTCGGCTGCTTGACTGGGCGGGAAGCCAGGCCCGGGCTAGGGGGCAGTCATGGTTGCGCCTAGATTGCTGGCGTACGAACGGTGCTCTGCAAGAGTTCTACCTTCGGGAAGGCTTCGTGCACGTCCGAACGGAAGCTCCTGATCACCGTCTGTCTGGGTGGTTGGCCCAGCGCCCCGCCGGGATGGTGCGGTATCCAGAAGCACAGCTACAAGAGAAGAACATGACGCACGTCTAG
- a CDS encoding ParA family protein translates to MLDADPSPLIDRSALAHCYVIANGKGGVGKTTLASNFAGLVAADGGSVLLVDVNGQGNVGRDLGYRESSIDDEGAALSEALRTGAPLKPVSGVRPGLDVVVGGQHVGAVPDMLAATYRMQQHRQALALAISLAPVAGRYDLVVIDSAPENPPLQQLALSAARWMVAPTRSDKASITDGLGSISRQFRLVRNTVNPDLALLGVVLFGSGSASKQIHRNARQWVADELGTDGYLFDTIVRYSEAVGQDARSHGRLVHELEVAAASNPKFWDLRAGRAAAGTIVSATSASVAEDLATLAREILTRAAEQDAA, encoded by the coding sequence ATGCTCGACGCTGACCCGAGTCCCCTGATTGACCGCAGCGCCCTCGCGCATTGCTACGTCATCGCCAACGGAAAGGGCGGCGTGGGTAAGACCACGCTTGCCTCCAATTTCGCCGGCCTGGTCGCCGCCGACGGCGGATCCGTTCTGCTGGTCGACGTCAACGGGCAGGGCAACGTAGGCCGCGACCTGGGATACCGCGAGAGCAGCATTGATGACGAAGGCGCAGCGCTCTCGGAAGCGCTGCGCACCGGCGCCCCGCTGAAGCCGGTGTCCGGCGTACGGCCGGGGCTCGACGTCGTCGTCGGCGGGCAGCATGTCGGCGCCGTCCCGGACATGCTCGCCGCCACCTACCGCATGCAGCAGCACCGCCAGGCCCTCGCCCTCGCTATCAGCCTCGCCCCCGTGGCCGGCCGCTATGACCTGGTCGTCATCGACAGCGCCCCGGAAAATCCGCCGCTTCAGCAGCTCGCGCTGTCCGCCGCGCGCTGGATGGTGGCCCCGACCCGTTCGGACAAGGCCAGCATCACCGACGGCCTGGGATCCATCAGCCGCCAGTTCAGGTTGGTGCGCAACACGGTGAACCCGGACCTTGCCCTGTTGGGTGTCGTCCTGTTCGGCAGCGGTAGTGCCTCAAAGCAGATCCACCGCAACGCCCGCCAGTGGGTTGCTGACGAACTCGGCACGGACGGGTACCTGTTCGACACCATCGTCCGCTACAGCGAAGCCGTGGGCCAAGACGCCCGCAGTCACGGCCGGCTCGTACACGAGCTGGAAGTGGCCGCCGCCTCGAACCCGAAATTTTGGGACCTGCGGGCCGGCCGCGCCGCCGCCGGAACGATCGTGTCGGCCACATCAGCGTCGGTCGCTGAAGACCTCGCTACTCTCGCCCGAGAGATTCTGACCCGGGCCGCCGAACAGGACGCAGCATGA
- a CDS encoding Pycsar system effector family protein, protein MTTSATDQSTSKNLDDACAAVASEIARTDGKASLLLAFIGAVLAGLASLADRHLPAPAYVAGALAVAALTAAAVLLLLVVRPHLGGHDRASFPYWAQLTETEISACMTGDTRAARIHALSTIAVAKFRQLRRAVDCTLTALGFLVLATLSALL, encoded by the coding sequence ATGACCACCTCGGCCACTGACCAGAGCACGAGCAAGAACCTCGATGACGCCTGCGCCGCGGTCGCCAGCGAGATCGCCCGCACGGACGGCAAGGCATCCTTACTGCTCGCCTTCATCGGCGCTGTCCTGGCCGGCCTAGCCTCCCTCGCCGACCGCCACCTGCCCGCCCCGGCCTACGTGGCCGGCGCCCTCGCCGTCGCCGCCCTCACTGCCGCTGCCGTGCTGCTGCTCCTGGTCGTCCGGCCCCACCTCGGCGGCCACGACCGCGCCAGCTTCCCCTACTGGGCCCAACTCACCGAGACAGAAATCAGCGCATGCATGACCGGCGACACCCGCGCCGCCCGCATCCACGCCCTGTCTACCATTGCCGTCGCCAAGTTCCGCCAGTTGCGCCGCGCGGTGGACTGCACCCTGACCGCACTCGGCTTCCTCGTCCTGGCCACGCTCAGCGCCCTGCTGTAG
- a CDS encoding GntR family transcriptional regulator, protein MTAPQTPSPRGTARAIADHLREQIRSGTFPPGAALPTSRELAETYGVTTKTVTAGIDLLKVEGLVVGERGGRRRVRSDRPITWNLTAFERGKRRDSRSLDDWSAAIKMAGRIPAQHVTVETGQASQEVSEWLEITPGQLVIIRTRLRTVDERPFQLSTSWFPGEIAVGTLLEEEGDVAVPGGILRHIGHPQLHVRDEIRIRMPSPEETDSLALPPGTPVAEHLRIGYGQNGPVRAMRTIAPGDRHVLVYEMDLNE, encoded by the coding sequence ATGACGGCACCACAGACCCCCAGCCCGCGGGGAACAGCGAGAGCCATCGCTGACCACCTGCGGGAGCAGATCCGCAGTGGCACGTTCCCTCCGGGAGCAGCACTGCCGACAAGCCGCGAGCTAGCGGAGACATACGGCGTGACCACAAAAACTGTGACTGCCGGCATTGATCTGCTGAAGGTGGAAGGTCTCGTCGTTGGCGAGCGCGGAGGACGTCGACGAGTCCGGTCCGACCGCCCTATCACCTGGAATCTGACTGCTTTCGAGCGTGGAAAGCGCCGCGACTCACGCTCTCTAGACGACTGGTCAGCAGCTATCAAAATGGCCGGTCGGATCCCTGCTCAACACGTAACTGTTGAAACCGGCCAAGCTTCGCAAGAGGTCTCGGAATGGCTGGAAATTACGCCTGGGCAGCTCGTGATCATCCGCACACGCCTACGTACGGTGGACGAACGCCCCTTTCAATTGAGCACGTCTTGGTTTCCGGGAGAAATCGCGGTCGGCACGCTTTTGGAAGAAGAAGGCGACGTTGCCGTACCCGGCGGAATCTTGCGGCATATTGGCCACCCTCAGCTTCACGTACGCGACGAAATCCGCATCCGCATGCCATCACCAGAGGAAACCGACAGCCTCGCGCTTCCTCCCGGGACGCCGGTTGCTGAGCATCTTCGCATCGGTTACGGGCAAAACGGACCAGTAAGGGCTATGCGCACGATCGCGCCCGGGGACCGTCATGTGCTCGTCTACGAAATGGACTTGAACGAATGA